A region from the Sphaerodactylus townsendi isolate TG3544 linkage group LG01, MPM_Stown_v2.3, whole genome shotgun sequence genome encodes:
- the LOC125436250 gene encoding cysteine-rich venom protein Cau1-like gives MGFPTLTNYPPPFFSDSTVCLLIAGTVCGENIFMSTDPRSWSNVIQVWSNGNSNFKYGVGAIDPKKSIGGYTQMIWYNSYLIGCGVAYCPDKPYPYFYVCQYCPAGNIQDQMATPYKNGTPCGDCPNNCENKLCTNPCKYVDHFTNCPQMKKLFSCKEQLLVENCQALCNCPTEIK, from the exons ATGGGGTTTCCCACCCTGACAAattaccctcccccctttttctcagACTCAACTGTATGTCTTCTTATTGCAGGAACTGTTTGTGGTGAGAATATATTCATGTCCACTGATCCCCGGTCCTGGTCAAATGTAATCCAAGTGTGGTCTAATGGAAACTCCAATTTTAAGTACGGTGTTGGGGCCATTGACCCAAAGAAGAGCATTGGTGGCTATACCCAG ATGATTTGGTATAATTCATACCTAATTGGATGTGGTGTGGCttattgcccagataagccttaCCCGTACTTCTATGTCTGCCAGTACTGCCCTGC AGGGAATATACAAGACCAAATGGCAACACCTTACAAAAATGGTACACCTTGCGGAGACTGCCCCAACAACTGTGAGAATAAACTCTGCA CCAACCCCTGCAAGTATGTCGATCATTTCACAAACTGCCCACAGATGAAGAAACTGTTCAGCTGCAAAGAACAACTATTGGTTGAGAACTGCCAGGCCTTGTGCAACTGCCCAACCGAAATTAAATGA